In a single window of the Debaryomyces hansenii CBS767 chromosome A complete sequence genome:
- a CDS encoding DEHA2A13266p (weakly similar to uniprot|P00912 Saccharomyces cerevisiae YDR007W TRP1 Phosphoribosylanthranilate isomerase), whose translation MSKLVKVCGIRTEEAANCAIESGVDLLGVILVPNRKRTIDHNVAKNISLLASDKRKIKDTQFKTVNSILKHLEGQSFSNSDQYFIAFKQLIIDNGPFLVGVFRNQDISDVFKIAGELSLDFIQLHGNEDKEEFCEYNSSKESCTYGIIPRFVIPRDIAVMDKLFTETIRDNVHVGSGLALPLLDSELGGEGKIIDWKAVDDLKKGKFILAGGLNPSNVRSAFVINNVIGFDVSGGVEDGDGNKDLTKIESFIKAVKET comes from the coding sequence ATGTCAAAATTAGTTAAAGTATGTGGTATTAGGACCGAGGAGGCAGCAAATTGTGCTATCGAATCGGGTGTTGATTTACTTGGAGTGATCTTGGTTCCTAATAGAAAGAGAACCATTGATCACAATGTAGCCAAAAACATTTCACTTTTGGCAAGTGATAAGAGAAAGATAAAGGATACTCAATTCAAAACTGTAAATTCTATATTGAAGCATCTAGAGGGGCAATCTTTTCTGAATAGCGaccaatattttattgcATTTAAgcaattaataatagataatGGGCCATTTTTAGTTGGAGTTTTCAGAAATCAAGATATTTCAGATGTGTTCAAGATTGCAGGGGAGCTTAGTTTAGATTTTATACAGCTTCATGGGAATGAGGATAAGGAAGAATTTTGCGAATATAATTCACTGAAAGAATCATGTACATATGGGATCATTCCACGATTCGTGATCCCAAGAGATATTGCCGTGATGGACAAACTCTTTACAGAAACAATCAGAGATAATGTACATGTCGGCAGTGGTTTAGCGTTGCCATTATTGGACTCTGAATTGGGAGGAGAAggtaaaattattgattggAAAGCAGTCgatgatttaaagaaaGGCAAGTTTATTTTGGCTGGAGGCTTAAATCCGTCTAATGTTCGAAGTGCGTTCGTGATCAACAATGTAATAGGATTTGACGTAAGCGGTGGTGTTGAGGATGGAGATGGGAATAAAGATTTAACgaaaattgaaagtttCATAAAAGCTGTCAAGGAAACTTAA